The Streptomyces spororaveus genome includes a region encoding these proteins:
- a CDS encoding metal-dependent hydrolase encodes MMGPAHSLSGAAAWLGVGAATAAAGHPMPWPVLVVGALICAGAALAPDLDHKSATISRAFGPLSKGVCEVVDKISYAVYKGTRSKKDARRTGGHRTLTHTWLWAVLIGGGSSLLAVTAERWGVLALLFVHLVLAVEGLLWRAARMSSDVLVWLLGATSAWILAGVLDQPGNGANWLFTGPGQEYLWLGLPIVLGALVHDIGDALTVSGCPVLWPLPIAGKRWYPIGPPKAMRFRAGSWVELKVLMPVFILLGGFGGASALGFI; translated from the coding sequence ATGATGGGTCCGGCGCACTCACTGTCCGGGGCAGCGGCCTGGCTGGGGGTGGGCGCGGCCACCGCGGCCGCCGGACACCCCATGCCCTGGCCGGTCCTCGTCGTCGGCGCGCTGATCTGCGCCGGGGCGGCTCTGGCCCCCGACCTCGATCACAAGTCGGCGACGATCTCGCGTGCCTTCGGCCCGCTCTCCAAGGGCGTGTGCGAGGTGGTCGACAAGATCTCCTACGCCGTCTACAAGGGCACCCGCTCCAAGAAGGACGCCCGCCGCACGGGCGGCCACCGCACCCTGACGCACACCTGGCTCTGGGCCGTGCTGATCGGTGGCGGTTCCTCCCTGCTCGCCGTCACCGCCGAGCGCTGGGGTGTGCTGGCGCTGCTCTTCGTGCACCTGGTGCTGGCGGTCGAGGGGCTGCTCTGGCGGGCCGCCCGGATGTCCAGCGACGTCCTGGTCTGGCTGCTCGGCGCGACCAGCGCGTGGATCCTGGCCGGGGTGCTCGACCAGCCCGGCAACGGGGCGAACTGGCTGTTCACCGGACCGGGCCAGGAGTACCTCTGGCTCGGCCTGCCGATCGTGCTCGGGGCGCTGGTCCACGACATCGGCGACGCCCTGACCGTCTCCGGCTGCCCGGTCCTGTGGCCGCTGCCGATCGCGGGCAAGCGCTGGTACCCGATCGGGCCGCCGAAGGCGATGCGTTTCCGGGCCGGCAGCTGGGTGGAGCTGAAGGTCCTCATGCCGGTGTTCATCCTGCTGGGCGGCTTCGGTGGAGCCTCGGCCCTCGGCTTCATCTGA
- a CDS encoding DEAD/DEAH box helicase, translating into MTLIDQLPPNADPDALFEAFSSWAEDQGITLYPAQEEALIEVVSGANVILSTPTGSGKSLVAAGAHFTALAQDKVTFYTAPIKALVSEKFFDLCKLFGTENVGMLTGDASVNADAPVICCTAEVLASIALRDGKHADIGQVVMDEFHFYAEPDRGWAWQIPLLELPQAQFILMSATLGDMKRFEEDLTRRTGRPTSVVRSATRPVPLSYEYVTTPITDTITELLETRQAPVYIVHFTQAQAVERAQSLMSINMCTREEKDKIADLIGNFRFTTKFGQNLSRYVRHGIGVHHAGMLPKYRRLVEKLAQAGLLKVICGTDTLGVGVNVPIRTVLFTALTKYDGNRVRTLRAREFHQIAGRAGRAGFDTAGYVVAQAPEHVIENEKALAKAGDDPKKRRKVVRKKAPEGFVAWSDTTFEKLIAADPEALTSRFKVTNIMLLSVIARPGDAFQAMRHLLEDNHEPRKAQLRHIRRAIAIYRSLLDGGVVEKLDTPDAEGRTIRLTVDLQQDFALNQPLSTFALASFDLLDPESPSYALDMVSVVESTLDDPRQILAAQQNKERGIQVGQMKADGIEYEERMERLQDVTYPKPLEELLSHAYDVYAKSHPWVRDHPVSPKSIIRDMYERAMTFTEFTSFYELARTEGIVLRYLASAFKALDHTIPDDLKSEDLQDLIAWLGELVRQVDSSLLDEWEQLANPEVETAEQAQEKADQVKPVTANARAFRVLVRNAMFRRVELAALDHVNVLGELDSESGWDADAWGEALDGYWDEYDDLGTGPDARGPKLLQIEEDPAHGLWRVRQTFADPNGDHGWGISAEVDLAASDEEGRAVIRVTSVGELGAL; encoded by the coding sequence GTGACCCTCATTGATCAGCTCCCGCCGAACGCCGACCCCGACGCCCTCTTCGAGGCTTTCTCCTCGTGGGCGGAGGACCAGGGCATCACCCTGTACCCGGCTCAGGAGGAGGCGCTCATCGAGGTCGTCTCCGGGGCTAACGTGATCCTCTCCACCCCGACCGGCTCCGGCAAGAGCCTGGTCGCGGCCGGCGCGCATTTCACCGCGCTGGCCCAGGACAAGGTCACCTTCTACACCGCCCCGATCAAGGCGCTGGTGTCGGAGAAGTTCTTCGACCTGTGCAAGCTCTTCGGCACCGAGAACGTCGGCATGCTGACCGGTGACGCCTCCGTGAACGCGGACGCCCCGGTGATCTGCTGCACCGCCGAGGTCCTGGCCTCCATCGCCCTGCGCGACGGCAAGCACGCCGACATCGGCCAGGTCGTGATGGACGAGTTCCACTTCTATGCCGAGCCGGACCGCGGCTGGGCCTGGCAGATCCCGCTGCTGGAACTGCCGCAGGCGCAGTTCATCCTGATGTCGGCGACCCTCGGCGACATGAAGCGGTTCGAGGAGGACCTCACCCGGCGCACCGGACGGCCCACCTCGGTGGTCCGCTCCGCGACGCGGCCCGTCCCGCTCTCGTACGAGTACGTGACCACGCCCATCACCGACACGATCACCGAGCTGCTGGAGACCCGGCAGGCGCCGGTCTACATCGTGCACTTCACCCAGGCCCAGGCGGTCGAGCGGGCGCAGTCGCTCATGAGCATCAACATGTGCACGCGCGAGGAGAAGGACAAGATCGCCGATCTCATCGGCAACTTCCGCTTCACCACCAAGTTCGGCCAGAACCTCTCCCGCTACGTCCGGCACGGCATCGGTGTGCACCACGCCGGCATGCTGCCCAAGTACCGCCGCCTCGTCGAGAAGCTCGCCCAGGCCGGTCTGCTGAAGGTCATCTGCGGCACCGACACGCTCGGGGTCGGTGTCAACGTCCCGATCCGTACGGTGCTGTTCACGGCGCTCACCAAGTACGACGGCAACCGCGTCCGCACCTTGCGCGCCCGGGAGTTCCACCAGATCGCGGGGCGCGCCGGCCGGGCCGGCTTCGACACCGCGGGCTATGTGGTCGCACAGGCTCCCGAGCACGTCATCGAGAACGAGAAGGCGCTCGCGAAGGCGGGCGACGACCCGAAGAAGCGCCGCAAGGTGGTGCGCAAGAAGGCTCCCGAGGGCTTCGTCGCCTGGTCGGACACCACGTTCGAGAAGCTGATCGCCGCCGACCCGGAGGCGCTCACCTCGCGCTTCAAGGTCACGAACATCATGCTGCTGTCGGTCATCGCCCGGCCGGGCGACGCCTTCCAGGCGATGCGCCACCTGCTGGAGGACAACCACGAGCCCCGCAAGGCCCAGCTGCGGCACATCCGCCGGGCCATCGCGATCTACCGCTCGCTGCTGGACGGCGGGGTGGTCGAGAAGCTCGACACCCCGGACGCGGAGGGCCGCACCATCCGGCTCACGGTCGACCTCCAGCAGGACTTCGCGCTCAACCAGCCGCTGTCCACCTTCGCCCTGGCCTCCTTCGACCTGCTGGACCCGGAGTCCCCCTCCTACGCGCTGGACATGGTCTCCGTCGTGGAGTCCACGCTGGACGACCCGCGGCAGATCCTCGCCGCCCAGCAGAACAAGGAACGCGGCATCCAGGTCGGCCAGATGAAGGCCGACGGGATCGAGTACGAGGAGCGGATGGAGCGGCTCCAGGACGTCACCTATCCCAAGCCCCTCGAAGAGCTGCTCTCCCACGCCTACGACGTGTACGCCAAGAGCCACCCGTGGGTCCGCGACCACCCGGTCTCCCCGAAGTCGATCATCCGCGACATGTACGAACGCGCGATGACCTTCACCGAGTTCACCTCCTTCTACGAGCTGGCCCGCACCGAGGGCATCGTGCTGCGCTACCTGGCGAGCGCGTTCAAGGCGCTGGACCACACCATCCCCGACGACCTCAAGTCCGAGGACCTCCAGGACCTGATCGCCTGGCTGGGCGAGCTGGTACGCCAGGTCGACTCCAGCCTGCTGGACGAGTGGGAGCAGCTGGCGAACCCGGAGGTGGAGACGGCGGAGCAGGCCCAGGAGAAGGCCGACCAGGTCAAGCCGGTCACCGCGAACGCGCGCGCCTTCCGCGTCCTGGTCCGCAACGCCATGTTCCGCCGGGTGGAGCTGGCCGCACTCGACCACGTCAACGTGCTGGGCGAGCTGGATTCCGAGTCCGGCTGGGACGCGGACGCCTGGGGCGAGGCCCTGGACGGGTACTGGGACGAGTACGACGACCTGGGCACCGGCCCCGACGCGCGCGGCCCGAAGCTGCTGCAGATCGAGGAGGACCCGGCGCACGGCCTGTGGCGCGTCCGCCAGACCTTCGCGGACCCCAACGGGGACCATGGCTGGGGCATCAGCGCCGAGGTCGACCTGGCCGCCTCCGACGAGGAGGGCCGGGCCGTCATCCGGGTCACCTCGGTCGGCGAGCTCGGAGCGCTCTGA